The following coding sequences are from one Triticum aestivum cultivar Chinese Spring chromosome 5A, IWGSC CS RefSeq v2.1, whole genome shotgun sequence window:
- the LOC123106816 gene encoding probable purple acid phosphatase 20 has translation MGKMRGTVALALLVLALSSLPPACLAVTSPYVRPRPRATLSLRRDADAGGQTPQQVHVSAVGPDKMRVTWITDDDAPATVDYGTASGQYPFSATGTTAVYSYLLYHSGNIHDAVVGPLKPSTTYYYRCSSDTSREFSFRTPPSVLPFTFVIAGDLGQTEWTNSTLQHIAAADYDMLLLPGDLSYADLDQPRWDSYGRLVEPLASARPWMVTEGNHEVEKIPLIERHPFKAYNARWRMPYDAGASPSGSNLYYSFDAAGGAVHVIMLGSYTDYDAGTAQHRWLQADLAGVDRGKTAFVVALVHAPWYNSNKAHQGEGDGMRDAMEALLYGARVDAVFAGHVHAYERFARVYGDKEDQCGAVYVTIGDGGNREGLAEKYIDPQPKTSVFREASFGHGRLQVVNVTHALWTWHRNDDDEPVVADQTWITSLASNPACKK, from the exons ATGGGGAAGATGAGGGGCACGGTGGCGTTGGCTCTTCTCGTCCTCGCGCTGTCGTCGCTGCCCCCGGCGTGCCTCGCCGTGACGTCGCCGTACGTGCGCCCGAGGCCCAGGGCGACGCTCTCATTGCGCCGGGACGCCGACGCCGGCGGCCAGACGCCGCAGCAG GTGCATGTGTCGGCTGTGGGCCCTGACAAGATGAGGGTGACATGGATCACCGACGACGACGCACCGGCGACGGTGGACTACGGCACGGCTTCAGGCCAGTACCCCTTCTCCGCCACCGGAACCACCGCCGTTTACTCCTACCTCTTGTACCACTCGGGGAACATCCACGACGCCGTCGTCGGCCCACTGAAACCCAGCACCACCTACTACTACCGCTGCAGCTCCGACACGTCGCGGGAGTTCTCCTTCCGAACGCCCCCGTCAGTCCTCCCCTTCACCTTCGTCATTGCCG GCGACCTGGGCCAGACGGAGTGGACCAACTCCACGCTGCAGCACATCGCCGCCGCCGACTACGACATGCTGCTCCTGCCCGGCGACCTGTCGTACGCCGACCTGGACCAGCCGCGCTGGGACTCGTACGGACGCCTGGTGGAGCCCCTGGCGAGCGCGCGGCCCTGGATGGTGACCGAGGGCAACCACGAGGTGGAGAAGATCCCCCTCATCGAGCGCCACCCCTTCAAGGCCTACAACGCGCGGTGGCGCATGCCGTACGACGCCGGCGCCTCGCCGTCGGGGTCCAACCTCTACTACTCCTTCGACGCGGCCGGCGGCGCCGTGCACGTCATCATGCTGGGCTCCTACACCGACTACGACGCCGGCACGGCGCAGCACAGGTGGCTGCAGGCCGACCTCGCCGGGGTCGACCGCGGGAAGACGGCGTTCGTGGTGGCGCTGGTGCACGCGCCGTGGTACAACAGCAACAAGGCGCACCAGGGGGAGGGCGACGGCATGCGCGACGCCATGGAGGCGCTGCTCTACGGCGCCCGCGTGGACGCGGTGTTCGCCGGGCACGTGCACGCCTACGAGAGGTTCGCGCGCGTCTACGGCGACAAGGAGGACCAGTGCGGGGCGGTGTACGTGACCATCGGAGACGGCGGCAACCGGGAAGGGCTGGCGGAGAAGTACATCGACCCGCAGCCCAAGACGTCGGTGTTCCGGGAGGCCAGCTTCGGGCATGGCAGGCTGCAGGTGGTGAACGTGACGCACGCCCTGTGGACGTGGCACCGGAACGACGATGACGAGCCGGTGGTGGCTGACCAGACTTGGATCACCAGTCTCGCGTCCAACCCGGCCTGTAAAAAATGA